The Xyrauchen texanus isolate HMW12.3.18 chromosome 49, RBS_HiC_50CHRs, whole genome shotgun sequence genome contains the following window.
GAACGATTCGGTCAcaaataagaaatataaaaaagttttttttttttttttacagtggaaaATGTTTTTATACTAATGTGTAATCTCTATGAAAACTTCAATGACTTTTCCAGGGCTGGAAATCACAATagtaaaattccctgatatttccatagACCCCAAACATTTCTTGACCgtaatttagaattttttgacAGTAAGTGACCATCGGCCACCCAACCCCAGAATTACACAGACTATTTTTGCGGCactccaaaaaaattataaaagaaaaatattttttactgcttgttcaatttacttattaaataaactaaagcaacacaattctacaGCATTTTGGCACATCTTTATTTCATGGCATTCAatccatttaaatgtgtaaaatggacGTTTACTTAATTAATTTAAGTTGTGACTACTgtacatgaatacttttttgtGGTGTTATGCATATTTGATGAAACTGGGTAGGGGATTTCcacttcccagcatgctttgcatgagaCTAGATAGGTGATGAAAaggtaagtgttattttatgcatttttgagcaagatgagaacAGGAAGAGATTTGATCATGTTTAATGTGTTCTGTTACAGTGGTATTTAAAAAGAGTGTCTGTTatgctggagttttgggggttattGTGGTGAAGAACGGCACTTGTGCTTAGGTCGAGGATGGACTTTCAATTTCAAGTGATAATTGGAGTGGTATGGAGTGATATatcatatggagtggtggtggtgtagtggtctaaagcacataactggtaatcagaaggttgctagttCGATCCCAAcgtccaccaccattgtatcaagacacttaactccaggttgctctggtgggattgtccctgtaataagtgctctgtaagtcgctttggataaaagcgtctgccaaatgcataaatgtaaatgtaaaataattgatTCGAGTGCTGCTTAGCTTTATAAGCAGTTGTTATTACATTGCCAATGCAACAGTTTCACTGTACATATTCTTGCTCACCTGGCATATActaatgattaaaaaaagttGGTCCAACATATGAAAATCTATTAAATAAACGTTGGTAAATCAAGTTTGATGAACCTAATGAAGTTAAGTTAAAACTACTGTAGTACATTaatttgacctaatccaactaaattattTTAGCTCAATGAATCTGACTTAATCGGaatataaatcattaaattacCAGTACTTGTAAAAGCTTTCTACGATTAATTAAGTAATGGTGATGACTTAATTTTTAagtgtacctttaagacttatgTTAACCTCTTGGCATGTGAAAAGCATCTGTGTTCAACTATCAGTGTGTTTTACAAGCACCTGGTTCGGCGTAATGCTTCTGCAGTTTCTTCCTCTGCTCGATCTCCATCCCCTCTTCCTCTGCGCTGTTCTTCAGCTGCAGCTAACTCTTCGTCTTTTTGTCCTCTTCATCCTCACCGTCTACTCTGATCCATTCTCCATCTGCCATCCGACGTGCATGATTTATAAAGTTCAGCCTCTTTCTGCAGAGAAAAAGCAGTTTGAATCTCAGCGTGAGATTCTTGGATTCATGGTTCATCTTAATTTAATCTTATCTCAGTTTTTCAGTAGATCCTGACTATGTTAAAGCATGCAAAAACAAACCAGTGTTTTTTcacaatcagaatgagctttattgccatgtatgtttacacacacacacacacaagaaatttgGCATGGTGAATGcaaccatatatacatacatacaagttaaaaatataaatgaaatatagatAAAAGAAGGAATGATGGATTAAATATTGCACATAGTTGCATTgacaaaaggaaagtatttgggggcagttttaactgttcatgagatgaatAGCCTGGAGGAAAAAAAACGGTTACTGTTCCTGGCTGTTCAAAACATATTAGAGACACTAAACAGCATGCTTTGATTAGAGCTTGATATGTATTTAATAGCAATGAGAGGTGTTTCAAATCACCAATTATCCATCTAACATAGAGATGCACATACATTTCAGTATGTTACATACAGATAAACAAAGTGTCACAGCAAACACATGATCATCACGTTTCCGACAGAGCTTCTCTAAAGCCCCTTTCTGGTGCTGCTAATAATAAACGAAGAGAATATTAGAGACACCAGCACAGATACATACAAAACAGACACACCATCAGATATACGAGCGTTCAAACGCATGGGCGCTgacgtcatatatatatataattatttgtgtgtgtgacaaagaCAGGTTCCGACTGGCTAAGAAAAACAAAGCTAAAATCTCAATATCAAATTCAGTgccaatttttattattttgttcagAAAAGTTGGAGTGTGGACGTTTTTCCAAATGGCATTTTTGCTCCCTTGAAAAGGCATTTCAGGAAGGGGGCGCCACTCGAAGAGTCGTTCCAAACATTAATAAATTTAATGTTTTCACAAAGGGCCTTTCACAAGACTTTTAGTGAAGTGTACATTCAAACTGTAATGCCATATGCTCCCGTTAGAGTACCCATATCAAGAGCTTTGTCCTTCGTAGTGAGAAGGCATAGAGACGATCACATAAGGTGTGTTCCCATCCGTAGGGTCCTTACTCACTGTCCACGGGATATCTGTTGAAGTCCACTTCACTTGAAGGAATTTGTTAATTTGGAATACCCTGCAACATCATCAAACGCACAACCACATAAAGCATTAAGCTTAATTAAAATGACTAAAGAGTCTCAAActccttttgtttgtttgtttgtttgattttagcGTTTATTTTTATCCACGCTATGTCAGTACTCTGCGGGTGGGTAAATATCCCTCTCTACTTCCTGTAAAGTGATGTATCGATGTACACTTATTCCCTATGCCGTTTGAAGCACCCTTGCAACTGAACATAAATGCTCCTATCGGATTAGAATCTCCCTTAATATGGCGGAATAATGTGTGAAGTCCAGATCGAAGGACGCAAACGGTCGATTGAAAAGCACCTACAGTCTACACACGATGttacatccgccatattgggcgttccaatttcgcCCATTGATTTTGATGCAAGTGGTCCGTCTTGGGTTAAACACTCTTTGCTAGCAAATATACACGTCACGTGGTGTGCTAGGTAATTCTCATCGCTGGTCAGGCTGGACCAATCACAGTGGTTTGTGATTAATAACTAaggattttatttaattgtatatccATTGCTGATGTGCATTTCTATTTGTTTGTCAGAAATTAAACATTTGTACAAAACAGGTCATGAAATTTGAACGCGGATCAATGAAGGATTAGGCTTTTTGAGCCCACTTGTAGGCAAAAAGCTATTAGTTACCCAATGGATCAAAACCACATTAGATGATCAAGTAGAGTTAAAATCGACGATTTGCTTGTTTAGATGCGGACAACACAGACTTGTTCACTTGTCAACTAGTGAAACTCCACAGGGCCTGTAGTTGTTTTGATGACCGCATGGCGGCGCCAGAAACACTTTTAAGTGCCACATTAAACTGCGCTTCTCTCATTGTTCGATCGTCACGTCATGGAAAAGAGTTACTGCGTTTCTGCTCAAACTTAAGAAATACTTTCTGAAAAACTCCTCTCGGGCCTGTTGAGTCTAAAGTCGCAGGAAACAGTGGGAACAAAGAGCGATCTGAAATGTATCTGTGGATTATAAAGATGCTTTAGAtgtaatttttgctcttttgttGTTGACGGAAGGCAGAGGATGCGTCTATTCCTCATGCCAGTATGGGACAAAATGTTGGGATAATGTTTTCATCTGGAATTTAGTTCGACCGGACATACAAaccagtttgtgtttgttttgaaagAGTTTACACCACGCAAGATGCCTAAAAGTGTTTTAAAAGGATTATAAGACAGTGAGTTGCAAGTGTTTACCGGTGTCGAGGTTCTGCTGGACGGAATTTATGGATTTAtagttaacattttatttttgtatttttttgtggcttaatattgtggTTTTACGGAATAATGAAACGCCATAAATTTTGTGAAGTTGGAGAATAACAATACAACTAGGATATTTTGTAGGCTATTTTCGTTTAGAGTTACAAATATAGCAAATATGATAATACAGTCATTGTTTAATTTTACCTGGAAAATAAACCATCCCTGATTTCTTCTTTGTGGCCAGTAAGGCTTAAATCCTTTAAtcagaatttattattttattttcattttgataaCTAATAGCCTTAAACGGCCTCCATAGGCTATGAGCACATTTGCTTCATCTACTGCTGTACTACATAACCAGATATAAGACTCTGGTTATACACCAATGAGGCTGAAAATAGACCTGTGTTTATGTTAGATTTGATCAGTACAGTATTCTGCACTGTAACATGAGGTAAGGAAGCTGATTTTGTGGCCAATTTTTGTGTATCTGCCTTGGCattgccaaaaaacaacaacaacaaaatgtcaCTGAGAGCCAAAGCCATCTACAAATTCCAAAGTGAAAACAAGGAAGAGTTAAGCATCCAGGAGAACGAAGAGCTGGTGATTTTTGATGAGAGCTCTGTGGATGGTTGGTTACAAGGCGAGAACAGCAGAGGAGAACGAGGACTTTTCCCTGCCTCCTATGTGCACATCATCCGGTGCCGTTCTGGATCCAACTTGACTGATCAATCCCTCAGCTCTTCTGGAAGCTCTCCTGGAAAGGATATATCGTACATCCGCACCCCATCTACGACCCTTCCgagcgatgatgatgatgactggGACGACTGGGATGATAGCTCAACGGTCGTTGATGACAAAGATCCACAGAGAGGCATTGGTGCCAACGGGCATTCCCACCAGAGTGGGTTTTCCAACCCAAATGTCCACTACCGTTCCAAGCCGAACATGGAACGCCAAGACAGCTTGTCCAGCAACAGGAAGGGCAGCATGGTGGGCAGGAACTTAAACCGGTTCTCCAGTTTTGTGCGTTCAGGTGTGGAGGCCTTCATACTTGGCGATGTGCCCATGATGGCCAAAATCGCTGAGTCTTATTCAATAGAAATGGGCCCCCGGGGGCCCCAATGGAAGGAGAGCCCTCAGCCATTTTCCTGTTCTGTTGAAGACCCTACAAAACAGACCAAATTCAAGGGCATTAAGACTTATATCTCATACCGAGTGACCCCCAGTCATACTAGCAGGCCGGTGTACCGTCGCTACAAGCACTTTGATTGGCTATACAACAGACTACTGCACAAATTCACTGTCATATCCGTGCCCCACCTTCCGGAAAAACAGGCCACAGGCCGTTTCGAGGAAGATTTCATcgagaagaggaagaggaggctAATATTATGGATGGACCACATGACCAGCCACCCTGTTCTATCACAATATGAGGGTTTCGAACACTTCCTGATGTGTGCAGATGATAAACAGTGGAAGCTCGGGAAGAGGAGGGCGGAGAAGGACGAGATGGTTGGTGCTCATTTCATGCTCACCTTCCAGATACCCAACG
Protein-coding sequences here:
- the LOC127640423 gene encoding sorting nexin-33-like, with translation MSLRAKAIYKFQSENKEELSIQENEELVIFDESSVDGWLQGENSRGERGLFPASYVHIIRCRSGSNLTDQSLSSSGSSPGKDISYIRTPSTTLPSDDDDDWDDWDDSSTVVDDKDPQRGIGANGHSHQSGFSNPNVHYRSKPNMERQDSLSSNRKGSMVGRNLNRFSSFVRSGVEAFILGDVPMMAKIAESYSIEMGPRGPQWKESPQPFSCSVEDPTKQTKFKGIKTYISYRVTPSHTSRPVYRRYKHFDWLYNRLLHKFTVISVPHLPEKQATGRFEEDFIEKRKRRLILWMDHMTSHPVLSQYEGFEHFLMCADDKQWKLGKRRAEKDEMVGAHFMLTFQIPNEHQDLQDVEERIDSFKVFARKTDDSVMQLTNVASELVRKHLGGFRKEFQRLGNAFQSISQSFLLDPPYSSDDLSNAISHTGRTYETIGEMFAEQPKYDLFHMLDKLSLYQGLLSNFPDIIHLQKGAFAKVKESQRMSDEGRMDQAEADGIRKRCRTVGFALQAEMNHFHRRREVDFKEMMQAYIRQQIAFYQRVGQQLERTLRMYDNL